A stretch of the Pseudomonas helvetica genome encodes the following:
- a CDS encoding threonine dehydratase: MLRLTRDDIEHAAHHVYQVMPATAQYPWPLLAERLGCTVWVKHENHTPTGAFKVRGGITFMHWLKREHPGIKGIVSATRGNHGQSLALAASALGLRALIVVPEGNSVEKNNAMRAFGGEVVECGRDFDEAREEAARLAQAHGLYLVPPFHAELVKGVATYALELFKAAPDLDTVYVPIGCGSGICGVIAARDALGLNTRVVGVVSTNAEAAKLSFDTGAICETASANTFADGLAVRKPIPEAFAIYAQGAQRIVSVSEAQIAEAMCVYYTDTHNLAEGAGAAALAALIQEREAMAGRRVGVILSGGNVDRSVYARVIA, translated from the coding sequence ATGCTCAGACTGACTCGCGACGATATCGAACACGCTGCTCACCACGTGTACCAGGTCATGCCCGCTACCGCTCAATACCCTTGGCCCTTATTGGCCGAGCGCTTGGGTTGCACCGTTTGGGTCAAGCACGAAAACCACACACCGACAGGTGCTTTCAAGGTGCGTGGCGGCATTACTTTCATGCACTGGCTAAAGCGCGAGCACCCGGGCATCAAGGGTATTGTCTCCGCCACTCGCGGCAACCATGGCCAGAGCCTGGCGCTGGCAGCCAGCGCGCTGGGTTTGAGGGCGCTGATTGTAGTGCCGGAGGGTAACTCGGTAGAAAAGAACAATGCCATGCGCGCCTTTGGCGGTGAAGTGGTCGAGTGTGGCCGCGATTTCGATGAAGCCCGTGAAGAGGCCGCGCGCCTGGCGCAAGCGCATGGCCTCTATCTGGTTCCACCGTTCCATGCCGAGTTGGTCAAAGGCGTGGCCACTTACGCGCTGGAGCTGTTCAAGGCTGCGCCGGATCTGGATACGGTCTACGTGCCGATTGGCTGTGGCTCGGGGATTTGTGGGGTGATCGCCGCCCGCGACGCGCTTGGCCTGAACACCCGGGTGGTGGGCGTGGTTTCCACTAATGCCGAGGCCGCAAAGTTGTCGTTTGACACAGGAGCCATATGCGAAACCGCTTCGGCGAATACCTTTGCTGACGGCCTTGCCGTGCGTAAGCCAATTCCGGAAGCCTTTGCCATCTACGCGCAAGGTGCGCAGCGAATCGTATCGGTCAGTGAGGCGCAGATTGCCGAGGCCATGTGCGTGTATTACACCGATACCCACAATCTTGCTGAAGGGGCGGGTGCGGCGGCCCTTGCTGCGCTGATTCAGGAGCGTGAAGCAATGGCTGGAAGAAGGGTGGGGGTGATTCTGTCCGGTGGGAATGTGGACCGCTCGGTGTATGCGAGAGTGATTGCGTGA
- a CDS encoding DUF6678 family protein, whose protein sequence is MSELPKSGTGHDDVTRKKIHAAVAARNLASASNNTKWDELINHFRQLQGWRPSYRFKSVTGYISGWDVEWFYHLPFPFASVEWFDIGLLEAAPSKGRLLARTTIDHTDEISKIVAHIGFEFDVRADVLRIWGYIPKSYEDFPPV, encoded by the coding sequence ATGAGCGAGCTACCGAAGTCCGGCACGGGCCATGATGATGTAACACGGAAGAAAATCCATGCTGCCGTAGCGGCGAGAAACTTGGCAAGCGCATCGAACAATACCAAGTGGGATGAGCTGATCAACCATTTCCGCCAGCTTCAGGGTTGGCGTCCGTCATACCGATTCAAGTCCGTCACTGGATACATCTCAGGGTGGGATGTCGAGTGGTTTTACCATCTGCCGTTTCCATTTGCGTCCGTCGAATGGTTCGACATTGGCTTGTTGGAAGCAGCCCCCTCAAAAGGAAGGCTGCTTGCACGTACAACCATTGACCATACAGACGAAATATCGAAGATCGTCGCACACATTGGATTCGAGTTTGACGTGCGCGCTGACGTTCTGAGAATTTGGGGGTACATCCCAAAATCGTATGAAGACTTTCCGCCTGTGTGA
- the tnpB gene encoding IS66 family insertion sequence element accessory protein TnpB (TnpB, as the term is used for proteins encoded by IS66 family insertion elements, is considered an accessory protein, since TnpC, encoded by a neighboring gene, is a DDE family transposase.) — MPVRFRNTNPLDLSSRSRLTVQWGCQCQQIEGRRSRPDGHARRHRYGFRQGDCAQSHCAYLFANRRTNRMKVLVHDGFGIWLAARRLNQGKFHWPGIRHGSEMELDTEQLQALVLGLPWQRAVDAAC, encoded by the coding sequence ATTCCGGTTCGCTTTCGCAATACCAATCCTCTGGATCTATCTTCTCGCTCCAGACTGACCGTTCAGTGGGGATGTCAATGCCAGCAGATCGAAGGGCGTAGATCGAGGCCCGATGGACATGCGCGCAGGCACCGATACGGCTTTAGACAAGGTGATTGCGCGCAGTCGCACTGTGCTTATCTGTTCGCCAACCGCCGCACCAATCGCATGAAAGTGCTGGTGCATGACGGATTCGGAATATGGCTGGCGGCGCGCCGGTTGAACCAAGGCAAGTTCCACTGGCCTGGCATTCGCCATGGTTCTGAGATGGAACTGGATACCGAGCAACTTCAGGCATTGGTGCTGGGACTGCCATGGCAACGCGCAGTTGATGCAGCGTGTTGA
- a CDS encoding AraC family transcriptional regulator: MVFMNHRSRLQPTPRPEPVRRVEAGPWAIELLPGAAYATRYVAPQAAIGFAFDSQRGLHAIGSDRVLPFDAMPNGLAFVPAGCDVLSESPMGGEYLRVMRTDGNALVGDSAFNNRIDQQAITLALRMRGALLHASVDDDWEAWALALAERATGDQTFSAPPQGSITGSRMRLLDEFIDAGLDGPLGIPAMAGLLGLSEGYFMRAFKNATGKSPHSYLIDRRLAKARALIRDSTASLAEIAHTCGFNSQAHMATTFRQRLGLSPVQLRGYVRSLVQGSGKYQPKAAIGISSRP; this comes from the coding sequence ATGGTGTTCATGAACCATCGAAGCCGCCTTCAGCCAACGCCCCGCCCCGAACCGGTCCGTCGAGTCGAGGCAGGGCCATGGGCGATTGAATTGTTACCCGGCGCCGCCTACGCGACCCGGTATGTAGCGCCCCAGGCAGCGATTGGCTTTGCCTTCGACAGCCAGCGCGGCCTTCACGCCATTGGCAGCGACCGAGTGCTGCCCTTCGATGCCATGCCCAACGGTCTGGCGTTCGTCCCCGCCGGCTGTGACGTGCTGTCCGAGTCCCCCATGGGCGGTGAATACCTGCGGGTAATGCGCACTGACGGTAATGCGTTGGTCGGGGATAGTGCATTCAACAATCGCATTGATCAGCAGGCCATTACCCTCGCCCTGCGAATGCGCGGCGCGTTGTTGCACGCCTCCGTGGACGACGATTGGGAGGCCTGGGCACTCGCATTGGCTGAACGGGCGACGGGCGATCAAACATTTTCGGCCCCACCCCAAGGCTCTATCACCGGCAGCCGGATGCGTCTGCTCGATGAGTTCATTGACGCTGGCCTCGACGGGCCGCTGGGCATACCGGCAATGGCGGGCTTACTTGGATTGTCCGAAGGCTATTTCATGCGGGCGTTCAAGAACGCGACGGGCAAGAGCCCGCACAGTTACCTGATCGACCGACGCCTTGCCAAGGCCCGCGCACTGATACGCGATTCGACAGCAAGCCTGGCAGAGATCGCCCACACCTGCGGTTTTAACTCCCAGGCGCACATGGCAACCACGTTCAGGCAACGCCTTGGATTAAGTCCGGTACAGCTGCGTGGATATGTGAGGTCGTTAGTGCAGGGGTCGGGCAAATATCAGCCAAAAGCAGCCATTGGAATATCCTCCCGGCCATGA
- a CDS encoding DUF3885 domain-containing protein, producing the protein MDVVGPNKDLLSQLYRQHHTYLLDYDRHAMDSTFAGPAR; encoded by the coding sequence ATGGATGTAGTTGGCCCTAACAAAGATCTGCTTTCACAGCTGTATCGTCAGCATCATACATACCTGCTGGATTACGACCGACACGCGATGGACAGCACATTCGCAGGGCCTGCGCGCTAG
- a CDS encoding GNAT family N-acetyltransferase: MDEAITYRTATVEDALSMCELGQLLNAVHHAARPDIYAAATQDFSRDLPHWSGLFEKPGQVVFIANVGHQTAAFITASLSASSGPLMQPLNVVRIGSVCVAEQFWGKGIGRGLIQLVKNWAIEHDAQDLRLSVWPFNARAARMYTEFGFETRAFEMGMRL, from the coding sequence ATGGACGAAGCCATTACTTACCGAACTGCAACGGTAGAAGACGCACTTAGCATGTGTGAGTTGGGACAATTGCTTAACGCGGTGCACCACGCTGCCCGTCCCGATATTTACGCGGCTGCCACCCAAGACTTTTCGCGCGACCTTCCTCACTGGTCAGGCCTTTTCGAGAAACCGGGTCAGGTTGTATTCATCGCGAATGTCGGTCACCAGACCGCAGCCTTCATTACTGCCAGCCTGTCGGCAAGTTCTGGGCCGCTGATGCAACCGCTGAATGTTGTTCGCATCGGATCGGTATGTGTTGCCGAGCAATTTTGGGGGAAAGGTATTGGACGTGGGCTTATTCAACTCGTTAAAAACTGGGCAATCGAACATGACGCTCAGGACTTGAGGTTGTCTGTCTGGCCGTTCAATGCACGTGCGGCTCGCATGTACACAGAGTTCGGGTTTGAGACGCGTGCTTTCGAGATGGGAATGCGTCTGTAA